A part of Dasypus novemcinctus isolate mDasNov1 chromosome 7, mDasNov1.1.hap2, whole genome shotgun sequence genomic DNA contains:
- the LOC139439358 gene encoding U2 small nuclear ribonucleoprotein B''-like: protein MLWDSLTPNIDIRSNHTISINNMNDNIKKDLKRSLYAPFSPFGHVVGIVALKTMRMREQAFLIFKELCSSTNALRQLQGFPFYGKPMRIQYVKTDSDIISKMLGTFADKEKKKAKTVEQAATTANKKPGLGTPNSANTQGHTKPHPREVPDYSPNYILFLNNLPEETNEMMLSMLFNQFPCFREVHLVPGRHDIAFVEFENDGQAGAARDALQGFKMAPSHAMKMTYAMK from the exons ATGCTCTGG GACAGTTTAACCCCAAACATTGATATCAGATCAAATCATACAATTTCTATCAACAATATGAATGACAACATTAAAAAAGATTTGAAGCGATCCCTGTATGCCCCGTTTTCTCCGTTTGGTCACGTGGTAGGTATTGTAGCTTTAAAGACTATGAGGATGAGGGAGCAGGCCTTCCTTATATTTAAAGAACTGTGCTCATCCACAAATGCCTTAAGGCAGTTACAAGGATTTCCATTTTATGGTAAACCAATGCGAATCCAGTATGTGAAAACAGATTCTGATATAATATCTAAAATGCTTGGCACATttgctgacaaagaaaagaaaaaagccaaaacTGTGGAACAGGCTgcaacaactgcaaacaaaaagCCTGGTCTGGGTACACCAAATTCAGCTAACACTCAAGGACATACAAAACCACATcctcgggaa GTTCCTGATTACTCTCcaaactatattttattccttaataATTTACCAGAAGAAACTAATGAGATGATGTTATCCATGCTGTTTAATCAGTTCCCTTGTTTCAGGGAAGTCCATTTGGTACCTGGAAGACATGACATCGCTTTTgttgaatttgaaaatgatgggCAGGCTGGAGCTGCCAGGGATGCTTTACAAGGATTTAAGATGGCACCATCTCACGCCATGAAGATGACCTATGCCATGAAAtaa